The Streptomyces sp. NBC_01317 genomic interval ATGATCGAGACCCCCGACCGTACGCCGCTGCCACGGGACTTCTTCGACCGCCCGGTCCTGGAGGTGGCGCCCGATCTGCTCGGCCGCACGCTGGTACGGAACACCGACGACGGGACGATGGAACTGCTCCTCACCGAGGTGGAGGCGTACGCGGGCGCGATCGACCCGGGCTCGCACGCCTTCCGCGGGCGCACGGCCCGTAATGATGTGATGTTCGGTCCGCCCGGACACGCGTACGTCTACTTCACGTACGGGATGTGGCACTGCCTCAACCTGGTGTGCGGCCCCGAAGGCACCGCGAGCGGGGTCCTGCTCCGGGCGGGACAGGTCACTGTCGGTGCTGAACTCACCCGCAAACGTCGACTCTCGGCCCGTCATGACAGAGAACTGGCCAAAGGCCCGGCCCGGCTGGCCACAGCCCTGAGCGTCGACCGCGCCCTGAACGGTACGGACGTGTGCGACGACGTCGACGCCGACCTGGCGATCCTGGCGGGCACCCCCGTGGCGGATGACCTGGTCCGCAGCGGCCCCCGCACCGGGGTCGGCGGCGACGGCGCGGTCCACCCGTGGCGCTTCTGGATCGACGGGGACCCCTCGGTCAGCCCTTACCGCGCCCACGTGCCGCGGCGCAGACGAACTTGACTCGTCCCGTTCATCCGCCTAACGTAGCCCGAGCCGCTTGACACGGGTCCTGCTGTTCAGCAGCCCCCGGAGCGGCCATCCTCTACCTACGATCCAACCCCAACGGGTATGGATTTCGGCATGCCGAAATTCTGACCCTGCGGCTCGATTATGAGCCGGACGGGGAATCGGTTAAAGTAGTGGACAGCCGAGAGGCAAAGAAACAAAGGCCCATCCAAAGGCCACCGGAATTCAAGCGGCAAGAACAGCCAAATGAATCTGGTAAGGTTGGAAACACGAAATGCCGAAGGGAAGCGCCCGGAGGGCCCCGGAGACGGGACCGAAGGAAGCGTCCGTTCCTTGAGAACTCAACAGCGTGCCAAAAGTCAACGCCAGATATGTTGATACCCCGGCCTACTCAACCCTTGTGGTTGGTGGGTTGGTGGTTCCTTTGAATGAAACACAGCGAGGACGCTGTGGATCACCGGTCTTATTCCGACCGGTGGTCCCGGCTCTTACGTGGTGTCTACCGGATTACCGGTGAACATTTACGGAGAGTTTGATCCTGGCTCAGGACGAACGCTGGCGGCGTGCTTAACACATGCAAGTCGAACGATGAAGCCTTTCGGGGTGGATTAGTGGCGAACGGGTGAGTAACACGTGGGCAATCTGCCCTGCACTCTGGGACAAGCCCTGGAAACGGGGTCTAATACCGGATAATACTTTCTCCTGCATGGGGGAGGGTTAAAAGCTCCGGCGGTGCAGGATGAGCCCGCGGCCTATCAGCTTGTTGGTGGGGTGATGGCCTACCAAGGCGACGACGGGTAGCCGGCCTGAGAGGGCGACCGGCCACACTGGGACTGAGACACGGCCCAGACTCCTACGGGAGGCAGCAGTGGGGAATATTGCACAATGGGCGAAAGCCTGATGCAGCGACGCCGCGTGAGGGATGACGGCCTTCGGGTTGTAAACCTCTTTCAGCAGGGAAGAAGCGAAAGTGACGGTACCTGCAGAAGAAGCGCCGGCTAACTACGTGCCAGCAGCCGCGGTAATACGTAGGGCGCAAGCGTTGTCCGGAATTATTGGGCGTAAAGAGCTCGTAGGCGGTTTGTCACGTCGGATGTGAAAGCCCGGGGCTTAACCCCGGGTCTGCATTCGATACGGGCAGACTAGAGTGTGGTAGGGGAGATCGGAATTCCTGGTGTAGCGGTGAAATGCGCAGATATCAGGAGGAACACCGGTGGCGAAGGCGGATCTCTGGGCCATTACTGACGCTGAGGAGCGAAAGCGTGGGGAGCGAACAGGATTAGATACCCTGGTAGTCCACGCCGTAAACGTTGGGAACTAGGTGTTGGCGACATTCCACGTCGTCGGTGCCGCAGCTAACGCATTAAGTTCCCCGCCTGGGGAGTACGGCCGCAAGGCTAAAACTCAAAGGAATTGACGGGGGCCCGCACAAGCAGCGGAGCATGTGGCTTAATTCGACGCAACGCGAAGAACCTTACCAAGGCTTGACATACACCGGAAAACCCTGGAGACAGGGTCCCCCTTGTGGTCGGTGTACAGGTGGTGCATGGCTGTCGTCAGCTCGTGTCGTGAGATGTTGGGTTAAGTCCCGCAACGAGCGCAACCCCTGTTCTGTGTTGCCAGCATGCCTTTCGGGGTGATGGGGACTCACAGGAGACTGCCGGGGTCAACTCGGAGGAAGGTGGGGACGACGTCAAGTCATCATGCCCCTTATGTCTTGGGCTGCACACGTGCTACAATGGTCGGTACAATGAGCTGCGAAACCGTGAGGTGGAGCGAATCTCAAAAAGCCGGTCTCAGTTCGGATTGGGGTCTGCAACTCGACCCCATGAAGTCGGAGTTGCTAGTAATCGCAGATCAGCATTGCTGCGGTGAATACGTTCCCGGGCCTTGTACACACCGCCCGTCACGTCACGAAAGTCGGTAACACCCGAAGCCGGTGGCCCAACCCCTTGTGGGAGGGAGCTGTCGAAGGTGGGACTGGCGATTGGGACGAAGTCGTAACAAGGTAGCCGTACCGGAAGGTGCGGCTGGATCACCTCCTTTCTAAGGAGCACTTCTTACCAGGCTTCGGTTTGGTCAGAGGCCAGTTCATCGGCGAATGTCCGGTGCTGGTTGCTCATGGGTGGAACGTTGACTATTCGGCACGGCTGGTTGGTTCTGTGAGTACTGCTTCGGCGTGGAAATCAGGATGGATCGGTCGGGTCGGGCACGCTGTTGGGTATCTGAGGGTACGGACCGTATGGTCTGGGCCTTCGTGATGCCGGCCCCAGTGAACTCGCCCGGTTGGGTGGGGTGGTGGGTGGCTGGTCGTTGCTTGAGAACTGCACAGTGGACGCGAGCATCTGTGGCCAAGTTTTTAAGGGCGCACGGTGGATGCCTTGGTACCAGGAACCGATGAAGGACGTGGGAGGCCGCGATAGGCCCCGGGGAGCTGTCAACCGAGCTTTGATCCGGGGGTGTCCGAATGGGGAAACCCGGCAGTCGTCATGGGCTGTCACCCGCTGCTGAACACATAGGCAGTGTGGAGGGAACGAGGGGAAGTGAAACATCTCAGTACCCTCAGGAAGAGAAAACAACCGTGATTCCGGGAGTAGTGGCGAGCGAAACCGGATGAGGCCAAACCTGTAGCGTGTGATACCCGGCAGGGGTTGCGTTGCAGGGGTTGTGGGAGTTCTTTTGATCGGTCTGCCGGCCGGTCGGCGAGTCAGAAACCGTATGGGTAGGCGAAGGACATGCGAAAGGTCCGGCGTAGAGGGTAAGACCCCCGTAGCTGAAATTCATGCGGCTCGTTTAAGAACCACCCAAGTAGCACGGGGCCCGAGAAATCCCGTGTGAATCTGGCGGGACCACCCGCTAAGCCTAAATATTCCCTGGTGACCGATAGCGGATAGTACCGTGAGGGAATGGTGAAAAGTACCGCGGGAGCGGAGTGAAATAGTACCTGAAACCGTGTGCCTACAAGCCGTGGGAGCGTCGCTCTATGTGTTTACACATAGGGTCGTGACTGCGTGCCTTTTGAAGAATGAGCCTGCGAGTTTGCGGTGTGTTGCGAGGTTAACCCGTGTGGGGAAGCCGTAGCGAAAGCGAGTCCGAATAGGGCGGTATAGTAGCGCGCTCAAGACCCGAAGCGGAGTGATCTAGCCATGGGCAGGTTGAAGCGGCTGTAAGAGGTCGTGGAGGACCGAACCCACCAGGGTTGAAAACCTGGGGGATGACCTGTGGTTAGGGGTGAAAGGCCAATCAAACTCCGTGATAGCTGGTTCTCCCCGAAATGCATTTAGGTGCAGCGTCGTGTGTTTCTTGCCGGAGGTAGAGCACTGGATAGGCGATGGGCCCTACCGGGTTACTGACCTTAGCCAAACTCCGAATGCCGGTAAGTGAGAGCGCGGCAGTGAGACTGTGGGGGATAAGCTCCATGGTCGAGAGGGAAACAGCCCAGAGCATCGACTAAGGCCCCTAAGCGTACGCTAAGTGGGAAAGGATGTGGAGTCGCAGAGACAACCAGGAGGTTGGCTTAGAAGCAGCCACCCTTTAAAGAGTGCGTAATAGCTCACTGGTCAAGTGATTCCGCGCCGACAATGTAGCGGGGCTCAAGCGTACCGCCGAAGTCGTGTCATTCACATATATAGCCCCAACGGGTGTGTGGATGGGTAGGGGAGCGTCGTGTGCCGGGTGAAGCCGCAGCGGAAGCTAGTAGTGGACGGTTCACGAGTGAGAATGCAGGCATGAGTAGCGATACACACGTGAGAAACGTGTGCGCCGATTGACTAAGGGTTCCTGGGTCAAGCTGATCTGCCCAGGGTAAGTCGGGACCTAAGGCGAGGCCGACAGGCGTAGTCGATGGACAACCGGTTGATATTCCGGTACCCGCTTTGAAACGCCCAGTATCGAATCCATTAATGCTAAGGCCGTGAAGCCGTCCTGGAGCCTTCGGGCAAAGGGGAGTGGTGGAGCCGTCGAACCAAGGTGGTAGTAGGTAAGCGATGGGGTGACGCAGGAAGGTAGTCCAGCCCGGGCGGTGGTAGTCCCGGGGTAAGGGTGTAGGGCGTGTGATAGGCAAATCCGTCACACATGAGTCTGAGACCTGATGCCGAGCCGATTGTGGTGAAGTGGATGATCCTATGCTGTCGAGAAAAGCCTCTAGCGAGTTTCATGGCGGCCCGTACCCTAAACCGACTCAGGTGGTCTGGTAGAGAATACCGAGGCGTTCGGGTGAACTATGGTTAAGGAACTCGGCAAAATGCCCCCGTAACTTCGGGAGAAGGGGGGCCATCTTGGGTGACGGAATTTACTTCCTGAGCTTGGGGTGGCCGCAGAGACCAGCGAGAAGCGACTGTTTACTAAAAACACAGGTCCGTGCGAAGCCGTAAGGCGATGTATACGGACTGACGCCTGCCCGGTGCTGGAACGTTAAGGGGACCGGTTAGTCACATTTCGGTGTGGCGAGGCTGAGAACTTAAGCGCCAGTAAACGGCGGTGGTAACTATAACCATCCTAAGGTAGCGAAATTCCTTGTCGGGTAAGTTCCGACCTGCACGAATGGCGTAACGACTTCTCGACTGTCTCAACCATAGGCCCGGTGAAATTGCACTACGAGTAAAGATGCTCGTTTCGCGCAGCAGGACGGAAAGACCCC includes:
- a CDS encoding DNA-3-methyladenine glycosylase, encoding MIETPDRTPLPRDFFDRPVLEVAPDLLGRTLVRNTDDGTMELLLTEVEAYAGAIDPGSHAFRGRTARNDVMFGPPGHAYVYFTYGMWHCLNLVCGPEGTASGVLLRAGQVTVGAELTRKRRLSARHDRELAKGPARLATALSVDRALNGTDVCDDVDADLAILAGTPVADDLVRSGPRTGVGGDGAVHPWRFWIDGDPSVSPYRAHVPRRRRT